A single genomic interval of Vicia villosa cultivar HV-30 ecotype Madison, WI unplaced genomic scaffold, Vvil1.0 ctg.000955F_1_1_3, whole genome shotgun sequence harbors:
- the LOC131632526 gene encoding protein FAR1-RELATED SEQUENCE 5-like produces MDGGDVIGHGVMQVNSEAHDGIFHENGRVNDDGELDFVSDGCLDNVEYDNRVVDEDSEFEEVEYYDEDAEEDNEFYGCEYDDEDGDDDGELDGDDYDDEIGSGYVSGHEYWNTDSNGGGISGEGSEWGSDRLNESISSDQLPDESFVVDEFDDIANMDMFNLQCDDVSKLQFGSLEIAYTWYCWFAKMNSFAVRKGQVIKKKSGDVTQQTFLCNLAGFRQNKVDNRKRGPRHETRCGCEAKFRVHIDIISHRWYVTVFTFEHNHAMLKEKHCRLLAGNRKLSKSDKMQIKNFGNAGIKVTQMIGSFANAAGGYDKVGFLKKDVHNQIARQRKEMSSDAKGAVRYLIDLRVIDPLMLVAHTVGADGTLQNLFWSDGESQKNYELFGDVLAFDATYKKNKYRCSFVVFSGVNHHNQTIIFATAIVSNEVEGTYVWLLEQFLVAMKGKTPLSVITDGDVAMRNAIRKVFPNSYHRLCAWHLLRNAISNISNPNLIPVFKKLMLGDHDVWKFESLWNEMLDRFGLEDNNWINELYQKRKMWATAHIRGNFFAGIRTTSRCEAFHSHMGQFVHSRMNMTDFVKQFHRCVAYFRFREVQADFESQYGQAVLHTNLRALERSASKHWTKEIFEMVRSVMKKVTLTSVLDIQDMASVTIYAVTKYRDEGHGWRVSHCPSNNDFRCSCLRMESIGIPCEHIVAVMVYLNIVEFPENLVLNRWSLYAKESISGSYEDGSHYWDSHLVARHATLVNLSKEVADLSYMDVDDYKKYLEYLTNELCRLKSKYNNEDVPDNIHVEEELVNILNPSCSRSKGCGPGTVGTSERSRRTQTCGICGAAGHNRRCCPTLGADGEPPADSSLQSASVRLSNDYGFSV; encoded by the exons ATGGATGGTGGTGACGTTATTGGCCATGGAGTAATGCAAGTTAACTCT gaaGCACACGATGGGATTTTTCATGAGAATGGTCGTGTTAACGATGACGGTGAACTGGATTTTGTTAGTGATGGATGCTTGGATAATGTTGAATATGACAACAGAgttgttgatgaagattctgagtttgaaGAAGTTGAATACTATGATGAAGATGCGGAAGAAGATAATGAATTTTACGGATGTGAATACGAtgatgaagatggagatgatgatggcGAATTAGATGGTGATGATTATGATGACGAGATAGGTTCCGGTTATGTTAGTGGACACGAATATTGGAATACAGATTCAAACGGCGGTGGAATTTCTGGGGAAGGATCGGAATGGGGTTCGGACAGATTGAATGAATCGATATCTTCAGATCAACTTCCAGACGAATCATTTGTTGTTGACGAGTTTGACGACATTGCAAATATGGACATGTTTAACTTGCAATGTGATGATGTTTCGAAGCTGCAATTTGGAAGTCTGGAAATAGCTTACACATGGTACTGTTGGTTTGCAAAGATGAACAGTTTTGCAGTCCGTAAAGGtcaagttattaaaaaaaagagtGGAGATGTTACTCAACAAACATTTCTTTGTAACCTTGCAGGATTTAGGCAAAACAAAGTAGATAATCGCAAACGTGGTCCGAGGCACGAAACCCGGTGTGGATGTGAAGCAAAATTTCGGGTTCATATTGATATAATTTCACACCGTTGGTATGTCACAGTTTTTACCTTTGAGCACAATCATGCAATGTTAAAGGAGAAGCACTGCAGGCTGTTGGCAGGTAATAGGAAGCTTAGTAAGTCAGATAAGATGCAAATTAAGAATTTTGGGAATGCCGGAATCAAAGTAACTCAAATGATTGGTTCATTCGCTAATGCTGCCGGGGGGTATGATAAGGTAGGATTTTTGAAGAAGGATGTACATAATCAAATTGCAAGACAAAGGAAAGAGATGTCTTCTGATGCTAAAGGTGCTGTCAGGTATCTTATTGATCTTCGTGTAATAGATCCATTGATGCTTGTTGCACACACGGTGGGTGCGGATGGAACGTTGCAAAACCTATTTTGGAGCGACGGTGAGAGTCAAAAGAATTATGAACTGTTTGGTGATGTGCTTGCTTTTGATGCTACCTACAAGAAAAATAAGTACAGGTGCTCATTTGTTGTTTTTTCTGGTGTTAATCACCATAACCAGACGATTATATTTGCTACTGCCATAGTTTCAAATGAGGTTGAAGGGACATATGTATGGTTGCTGGAGCAGTTTTTGGTTGCAATGAAAGGTAAGACACCTTTATCTGTAATAACGGACGGTGATGTTGCTATGAGAAATGCAATCAGGAAAGTCTTTCCCAACAGTTACCATAGGTTATGTGCATGGCATCTCCTacgaaatgcaatttccaacattagCAATCCCAATTTAATCCctgttttcaaaaaattaatgCTTGGTGATCACGATGTTTGGAAATTTGAGAGTCTGTGGAATGAAATGTTAGATAGGTTTGGGTTAGAAGATAATAATTGGATCAATGAATTGTACCAGAAAAGGAAGATGTGGGCAACAGCTCATATTAGGGGAAATTTCTTTGCAGGAATAAGAACGACATCGCGGTGCGAAGCATTTCATAGTCATATGGGACAGTTTGTACACTCGAGGATGAATATGACTGATTTTGTTAAGCAGTTCCATAGGTGTGTGGCATATTTTCGATTTAGAGAGGTTCAAGCTGATTTTGAATCCCAATATGGACAGGCAGTGTTGCATACCAATCTTAGGGCGCTTGAGAGGTCAGCATCAAAGCACTGGACAAAAGAGATATTTGAAATGGTACGATCTGTTATGAAAAAGGTAACCTTAACATCTGTATTAGATATTCAAGATATGGCATCAGTTACCATTTATGCGGTGACAAAATACAGAGACGAAGGGCATGGATGGCGTGTTTCCCACTGTCCATCGAATAACGATTTCAGATGCTCGTGTCTTAGAATGGAATCCATTGGGATTCCTTGTGAGCACATTGTTGCTGTGATGGTTTATCTTAATATTGTAGAATTTCCTGAGAATCTTGTGCTGAATCGTTGGTCATTATATGCGAAGGAGTCTATTAGTGGAAGTTATGAAGATGGTTCCCACTACTGGGATTCACATTTGGTTGCTAGACACGCTACTTTGGTGAATCTTAGTAAGGAGGTCGCTGACTTGTCATATATGGATGTTGATGAttacaaaaaatatttagaatatcTGACTAATGAACTTTGTAGGCTTAAATCGAAGTACAACAATGAAGATGTTCCAGATAACATACATGTTGAAGAGGAGTTGGTGAATATACTTAACCCTTCAtgttcaagaagcaagggttgtGGACCAGGTACTGTTGGTACATCAGAGAGATCCAGGCGGACACAGACGTGTGGGATATGCGGTGCAGCTGGTCACAACAGAAGATGCTGCCCTACTCTTGGAGCAGATGGAGAGCCTCCTGCAGATAGTTCTTTACAATCAGCATCTGTAAGGTTAAGTAATGACTATGGATTTTCAGTTTAA